From Oceanispirochaeta sp.:
ATATGCGCAAAAAGGGGAATGTTTATAAAGGGATTCAAACCCATTGTCAGAAAAGGTGTGAGAGTGACAAACAGTATCGGTGTCCACTGAGAGAGCTTATGTTTTGTCTTTTTAAAGAAAATAAGGACGATAATACCGCTGATGAACATGGAAATCAGGTATTCTACAGGGATAAAAAAAAGAGAGACTCCCTGCATGGTGCCGATCCCTCCTCCTCCCTTGAACCCGAAGAAAACTGGTTTACAGTGTCCCAGAACAGCCGCCATTCCTAAAAGATACAAGAGGGCGAAGTTCAGATTATTTGTTTCCTTAAAGTAAAGGAGATGGAAAAGAATGAGGGGGGCCATGGCTTTAAAGGCATCCAGAAATCCAACAAGGAATCCCCATGGTTTACCTACAGAACGCATAACATTGGAGGTCCCGGGGTTCTTATTTCCCATGGTCCTGATATCTTTTTTACTGACCAGACGGGTCACCAGAATGGCATAATTCACACTGCCCGAAAGATAAGAAATGATCAACCCGGTCACTGAGATGATGATAAATTGAAACATCAGTAGAATCTCCTTTAGCTGTTTAACAATTATTTATCCCCGATTATTTATTCCAACGAGACGATCAGGTCTTCCCTGGATTGTCCTCCAAAGAGGGTTTCAATTTCAAGGGATTCATTTTGATCGATCAGAAAGGAAAGTACATTTTTCATGCAGGACGAGTCAAAACTCAGGCCGGTAAAAAAGGAGATATTACTGAGAAGAGCCAGGTCAAAATGTTTAAAACTTTCCTGGATAACTCCTTCCCGGGAAGGTCCAACCGCCAGAATATCTCCTGAGGACAGGGAGAAAAAATCTCCTCTTCTGATATCAACATCTCCGAAGCGGCTGTCCATAGAACTTTCAAAAAGAGAAAAGCTCTGTACGA
This genomic window contains:
- a CDS encoding glycerol-3-phosphate acyltransferase, with product MFQFIIISVTGLIISYLSGSVNYAILVTRLVSKKDIRTMGNKNPGTSNVMRSVGKPWGFLVGFLDAFKAMAPLILFHLLYFKETNNLNFALLYLLGMAAVLGHCKPVFFGFKGGGGIGTMQGVSLFFIPVEYLISMFISGIIVLIFFKKTKHKLSQWTPILFVTLTPFLTMGLNPFINIPLFAH